CGAGATGCACGTCGCTTTTCACGGCAACAAACATCACGAGGCCGAGACCGAACATGCCGGAAAATACGATGCCGAGCACGGTATCTTCCTTGATGCGGCTATTTTCCTTAATGAAACCGGTGCCGATGGCACAGACGAGCCCGGCAACGAAGGCGCCGAGTGCTAATGGCAAAGAGAGCATGTAGGCCAGCACCACACCCGGAAGCACGGCGTGAGAGACCGCATCCCCCATCAGTGACCAGCCCTTCAACACAAGAAAGCAGGAGAGCATGGCCATGGGAATGCAGATCATCAGCGTGACTAGGAAGGCGTTCTGCATGAAGGGAAGCTGGAAGGGCAGGATGACCCATTCAAGAAGCTCGCTCATGCCGTCTCCTGCAGTGTCAATCTGCGACGTCTACGGGCTGCCAACACGCCATGTTTGGGCGCAAACACGAAGGCTGTGAGGAAGATCAGCGTTTGCAGCACGACGATGATGCCTCCCGTGGCACCGTTGAGGAAATAGCTCGCATAGGCGCCTACGAAGCTTGTGACGGCGCCGATCCCAGCGGCCATGGCGATGAGTTTCTCGAAGCGGTCGGTCAGCAGATAGGCGGTGGCCCCCGGTGTCACCACCATGGCAACGACGAGAAAGGCGCCCACTGTTTGAAGCGCCGCAACTGTTGATGCGGCCAGCAGAGTGAAGAACAGAACCTTCAGCAGATCCGGTCTCAAGCCGATGGTGCGGGCATGGTTCTCATCGAAGAAGGCCACCATCAGATCCTTCCACTTCAGGCTCAGAATCAAGAGGCTGATGCCGCCGATCAGCAGCAATTGCAGCTTGTCTTCCGGGGTGATGGCCAGAATATTGCCGAGCACGATGGTCTGGATGTTCACCGAGGTGGGCGACAGCGACACCATGAACAGGCCAAGCCCGAAGAAGGATGTGAAGATCAGGCCGATGATCGCATCTTCCTTCAGGCGCGTGCGCTGGTTGAGAAACAGCATGGCCCCCGCCGCCAGTCCGCCGGACAGAAAGGCGCCGAGCGCGAAGGGCAGGCCCAGCATATAGGCACCCGCAACACCCGGTACGATGGCATGGGACAGGGCATCGCCGATCAGCGACCAGCCTTTGAGCATGAGGTAGGCGGAGAGAAAGCCGCACACCCCGCCGACCAGCGCACTGACCCAGATGGCATCCAGCATGTAGCCGTAGGAGAAGGGCTCAAGAAGCGTCTGGAGCATCGGCCGCCTCCTGCTTTGCCTTATGATCCGGGCTGGCCTGCGGTTTGGCGACAAGCTTGCCGCCCTGCTTGCCATAGGTCACGTAGGGCCGCTCATCGTCGGTAATGACGCGGACATGCCGCGCGTCGTCGTCGTCATGCAGGTCTGCGCCGCCAAGAATGAAATGCCGCAAGACCCCACCAAATGCCTTTTCCAGATTGGTTTCGTTGAAGGTCTCCTCGGTCCGTCCATAGGCGATGACAGTGCCTTTCACGAAGACCGTGCGGTCGCAAAAATCCGGAACGCTGCCGAGGTTATGAGTAGAGACCAGCATGATGCGGCCTTCATCGCGCAGGGACTTCAGGAGCGATATGATCTGCTCTTCGGTGGTGACATCCACGCCCGTAAAGGGCTCATCCAGCAGAATGACCTGACCTTCCTGAGCCAGTGCGCGGGCAAGGAAAACGCGTTTGCGCTGACCGCCGGACAGTTCGCCGATCTGGCGTTTGCGAAAGGCCTCCATGTTGACCCGCCGCAGCGCCTGCGTCACCATCTCCTTGTCGCGGCGAGAGGGAATCCGCAGAAAATTCATGTGGCCGTAGCGTCCCATCATCACCACGTCTTCCACAAGAACCGGGAAGTTCCAATCCACCTCTTCTGCCTGCGGAACATAGGCAACAAGGTTCTGCTTCAGTGCCTGCCTGGCGGGCATGCCCAGCATGTCCACATGGCCTTCCGCCAGACCGATAAAGCCCATGATCGCCTTGAAAAGAGTGGATTTTCCGGCACCGTTCACGCCGACCAGCGCTGTGATGGTGCCCTTCGGAATGTTAAAGCTTGCATCGCGCAGCGCCACATGGCCGTTCTTGTAGGCGACCGTTACATGGCTGACAGAGAGCCCCGAACTGAAGCGCTTCGATTTGCCCATCATCATGGCGCAAGCCCTTTCACGATGGTGCTGGTGGTGACCTTCAAGAGATCGAGATAGGTCGGAACAGGGCCGTTCGCCTCACTCAGCGAATCGACGTAGAGGACGCCGCCATAACGGGCACCCGTTTCGCGGGCGACCTGCTTTGCGGGATCGGGTGACACCGTACTTTCCGAGAAGACGACGCCGATCTTGTTGGACCTGACCGCATCGATGACCGCCTTGACCTGCTGCGGCGTGCCCTGGCTGTCGGCATTGACCGGCCAGAGGTAAAGTTCCTTCATGCCGAAATCGCGGGCCAGATAGGAGAATGCGCCTTCGCTTGTGACCAGCCAGCGATTGGTTTCCGGCAGCTTCGACAAGGCATCGCGCATGGGTTGGACAGCAGCGCGGATCTTGTCGCTATAGGTCTTGGCGTTCCTGTTGTAGGTCTCGGTATTCGCAGGGTCGATGCCAACCAGCGCCTTGCGAATATTCTCCACATAGATCAGCGCATTTTCCGGCGACATCCAGGCATGCGGGTTTGGCTTGCCCTGATAGGCTCCGCCAGCAATCGCCATGGGAGTGACCCCGTCCGATACGGTGACGCTTGGTACCTTGCCGAGATTGACCAGAAATTTTTCGAACCATTGTTCCAGATTGAGGCCGTTGCGCAGGACCAGGTTTGCATCTCTTGCGCGCAAAATGTCGCGGGGGGTCGGTTGATAATTATGGATCTCCGCGCCGGGTTTGGTGATGCTTTCGACGTCGGCTGCATCCCCTGCAACGTTGCGGGCCATATCCGCGATGATGGTGAAGGTCGTCACCACTTTCGGCTTTTCGGCAGCATGGCTGCTGGTCCCAAGCATCGAGAAAACAAGGCAAAGCGGCACGGCAAGGCGGAACAGAGACACGGCATCGGATCCTTATTGCAAATGGTTCGCATTACAATGTAGCGGCAGAAGTTGAGCTGTCAATGCTATTGCAAATCACTTGCATTAGATGCGTCAGTTCGCGTGTTCTGTCTCGAATTGATGCATCGTCAGGCTGTGGATTGCGGTGCCGTATTAAAGCTTCTTCAAGAGTAATGATGGAGGATGCCTCGTCTCGAGATTTGTATTGCGTCGATTGGAGTTAAGCATGCCGGAGTGCCGGGCGTGAAAGGCGTAAAAATACGACTGTCACGCACTCTCGTCATGATTCTGGGAGGAGGACTGCTTCTTATCGGTGGAAGCGGAGCAGCGGCCCTGTATGTGGGTGCCGACAAGCTGCTTGGTCCCTCCTGGGAAGAGGTGAACGGCCTCAAATGCACGACGCTTCAGGAAATCAAGCTCAAGCAGGAAGGACATTCCTGGGTCCGCCGGTTTGTCTTTGCCGAAGGCGGGGATGGTCCGCAGCGGTTGAAGACCGCGGTCCGGGTTGCAAAAGCGGTCCAGAAGTCGGAAAAGGCCGATCTGGTTCAGGTGACCGTTCTTGACAAGAACGGACCGACGCAACGGGCAGCCATGCGCGGCCGGGCGATCGGTGCCCAGGTCATTTACATTCCCGACACGACCAAAGCGCCCGATCCGAGTGATCCGGTTCTTTCCGGCTTTTATGTCGAAGGCGCAGCCAACCACGGCGAATATTTCGGCCTGAAGATCTCTCCGCCGCTGGAGGATCTTGAGGTGATGGCTGCTGCTCTCAAGGATTTCGAAGACTGCGTCTCGCCGATCGTTCCCGAGGCTGCCGATCCGCATGGTGCAAAGCCCGCCAAGGGCGCGAAGGGTGCGAAGGGCGCAGACCACGGTGCAAAATCGGGTCACGGGGAAGCTTCCGGACACGACAAGCCTGCGGCTGACAAGGGCCATGGTGAGAAGGCCCCGGACGGGCATGCTCCTGCGGCTGAAGGTGCGGCTCATGAAGAAGCACCCAAGAGCGAAGGTCTCGTAAGCTCTCTGACCAACATGATTTTTGGCAACAAATCGCAGGCGGCGGAAGCTGCGGCCCAGCACGGGGCTGAGCCTGCAAATGCCAGCCAGGCAGAACACAAGACCGAGGTGGCGGGTGATCACGCGACGCCGAGCCCCGAACATACGGCTGTGGCAGAACAGCCCGGTTTCCTGGACCGTATCAAGGGCATGATCTTCGGTAACGATAAACCGACCGTGACCGAAAAGCCTGTCTCGCGTGCGCCAACTGCATCCGCGGATGGCAAGCCGGAGCCTCATGAAGCAGCGGGCAAGGCGAGCGGCAAAGGCGATGGCATCGACCCGATGAAGGTGGCAGCTCCCACGGATGCGCCGAAGGCTGCGCCGGCACCCAAGCCCTCGCACTGAACAGTATCAGAATGCGAAAGGCCCACCTTGCGGCGGGCCTTGCTCAATGGCATTTCGAACGGCGTGATCAGTCGGCCTTGTTGCGGCGGGCCGGGAAGAGGATCACGTCGCGGATCGACGGCGCATTCGTCAACAGCATGATCAGGCGGTCGACACCGATGCCGAGACCGCCAGCGGGCGGCATGCCCTGATCGATGGCATCGAGGAACTCGTCGTCCAGCTGCTTGTCCTTTTCGCCGCGGGCATGCGCCTGTTCCAGCTGCTCTTCCATACGGCGACGCTGTTCTTCCGGGTCGTTGAGTTCGGAGAAGGCATTGCCCACTTCCCAGGCGTTGCAATAGGTCTCAAACCGCTCGACCAGACGTGGCTCGCCTGGAACTTCCTTGGCGAACGGCGAAATGTCCTTCGGGAAATGTGTGACGTGAGATGGCTGGATCAGCGTGCCTTCCACCTTTTCCTCGAAGATGAAGGCCAGGCACTCGCCCCAGGTCCAGTCCTTCTCGACTTCAAAACCGGCGGCCTTGGCGGCGGCGCGTGCTTCTTCATCCGTCTTGATGGAGAGGAAGTCGATACCGGTTGCTTCCTTCACCGCATCCGGCATTGGAACGCGCTTGAACGGTCCCTTGAAGGACAGGGTTTTGTCACCAAAGACCACATCGGTCGTGCCGTGGACGGAGGTTGCCAGATGCTCGAACAGGCGCTCGACCAGCGCCATCATGTCTTCGTAGTCCGCGTAGGCCCAGTAGCATTCCATCATGGTGAATTCTGGATTATGCCGGGTGGAAACGCCTTCGTTGCGGAAGTTGCGGTTGATCTCGAACACCTTGTCCGAGAGGCCGGAAACCAGCGTACGCTTCAGGAACAGTTCCGGCGCAATGCGCAGATACATGTCCATCTTCAGCGTGTTATGGAAGGTCTTGAACGGATCAGCTGTCGCGCCGCCGTAAACCGTCTGCAGCATCGGGGTTTCGACTTCGAGGAAGCCTTCGCCTTCGAGGAAGTGACGGAAGCCGGAAACGATCTTCGAGCGTTGCTGGAAACGCAGCTTGCTTTCCTCGTTCGACATGATGTCGAGGTGACGCTTGCGGTAGCGAATTTCGACGTCGGCAATACCGTTCCACTTTTCGGGCATCGGCAGCAGCGACTTCGTCAGCATGGTGATCTCATGCGCGTTGATCGTCAGCTCGCCGCGCTTGGTACGACGCACCACGCCCGTCACGCCAATGATATCGCCGATATCGATCATCGACAGCATGTCGCGGGCGGCTTCAGGCGTCGTGTCCTTGTGGCTGAAGATCTGGACCTTGCCCGACGCATCGCGGATATCCATGAACATGCCGGAGTTGCGCGAGGAATAAACGCGGCCTGCGACGGTGACGATATCCTGCGTCTCCACGTCAGGCTCAAGGCTTTCGTATTTCGCTGCGAGTTCCGCATTCGTCATGGTGCGGTGGAAATGCGCGGGATAGACATCGCCAATCTTGTCGCGCAGCAGCGCCAGTTTCTGGCGGCGCACTTCGGTCGCGTCGGAGGAGAGGGCGGTTTCGGTCTTCTGTTCGGTCATCGGGTTTGCCTCTTGGGGCCATCTTCGTTTCGAATGCCGCCAGTGATGACGGCTCCGTCTATTACTTCTCTGCACCCACCATGGAGGCGACGACAGTTGCGGCGATCTTCAGGCGCTGGCGCACCACGGAGCGGCCAAGCAGCGCCATCGAGTCAAACAGTGGCAGCGAACGCTGGCTGCCCGACATCGCGATGAAGAGCGGCGGGGTGACCACACGCAGCTTCTTGCCCAGCTTGTCGGCCACGGCCCGCAGTTCCTGATCGATGGATTCCGTCGTCCACTCCGGCATCTTTTCGAAATCGGCCTGAACGGTGTTGATGATTTCCAGCGTCTCGGCAGGCGAAGTCTTCAGGCCGCCGAAGGAGGCAGGTGTCAGGCCTACATCCGATGACAGCAGGAAGCCACCGAGGTTCGGCAGTTCGCCGAGCTTCGAAATGCGGCTCTGGGCGAGCTTCAGACCTTCGGTCAGACGACTATTTTCCGAAGCCCATTCGATGGTGCGGGCAATGAACTCTTCAGGGGTCAGCTTTTCGCGCAGCCAGCGGCCGTTCAGCCAGTCGAGCTTCTGGATGTCGAAAATCGCGCCCGCCTTTGACAGGTTGTCCGGGTCGAACTTGTCCGCCAGTTCTTCCATCGACAGAAGCTCTTCGCCTTCCGCGATCTGGATGAAGAACAGGCCAAGGAAGTTCATCAGCGCTTCCGGAAGATAGCCGAGTGCCGAATAATAGGAGATCGACGTCGGGTTCTTGCGCTTGGAGAGCTTGGACTTGTCGGCATTGCGCATCAGGGACAGATGCATGAACTTCGGCTCGTCCCAGCCAAAATAGCGATACAGAAGGATGTGCTTCGGCACAGATGCCAGCCATTCCTCGCCGCGCGCCACATGCGTGATCTTCATCAGATGGTCGTCGATGACGTTGGCCATATGGTAGGTCGGCATACCATCGGCCTTGATGAGAACCTGCATGTCCACCGAAGACCACGGAATCGACACATCGCCATAGACGCCGTCGTTGAATTCGCAGGCGCCTTCTGTCGGGATCTTCATGCGGATGACCGAGGCTTCGCCCGCGTCCATCTTGGCCGTCACTTCTTCGGCGGAGTAGCGCAGGCACAGACCGTCATAGCCCGGAGGCTTGCCGTTGGCGCGCTGCTCTTCGCGCATCTTCTCCAGGCGCTCCGGCGTGCAGAAACAGCGGAAGGCATGGCCCTTGTCCAGCAGTTCCTGCGCGAAGGGCTGGTACATGTCCTTGCGGTCGGACTGGCGGTAGGGACCATAGGGGCCGCCGACATCCGGGCCTTCTTTCCACTCCAGACCGCACCAGCGCAGTGCATCCAGCACCTTCTGCTCGAATTCGCGGGTGGAGCGGGTAGCATCGGTATCCTCGATGCGCAGAATGAATTCGCCGCCATGCTTTTTGGCGAAGAGGTAGTTGAACAGCGCGATATAGGCCGTGCCGACATGCGGCTCGCCGGTTGGGGAAGGTGCGATGCGGACGCGGACGCCGGAAGTGCTCATTTGTGCCTGCTCAAAAAAGGAAATGGCGCGTCGGAAGGACGCAAGCCTCACTAATCGGATTGGCTGGCCTTAGCGCATATTCCGCCGCAAGCGTCAAGATTTTTGGCAGATCCGACCCTTATTGAACAGGCCAGAACCATAAAAGCGCAGGCACGCTGACCAGAACGATCAGGATCGATAGCGGGAGCCCAAGCCTTGGATAGTCCGAGAAGCGATAGCCGCCAGGCCCCATGACAAGCGTGTTGCATTGATGCCCGACGGGCGTCAGGAAGTCGGAGCCCGCGCCAATGGCGACCGCCATCAAGAAGGCTTCCGGTCTGAAACCCAAGGTCGTCGCAAAGCTCACGGCAATCGGTCCCATGACGAGCACGGTTGCCGCATTGTTGAGGAACGGGGTAACCGCCATGGCGGTGATCATGATGAGGGCGATGGCGCCATAGGGCGGCAGGCTGTGCGCCACCTGTCCTAGCCAGCCTGCAATAAGCTCGCTTCCTCCCGTCGTTCGAAGCGAGTCCGACACCGGGATCAAAGCTCCCAGCATCACCAGAATTGGGCCATCGACCGATTTGTAGAGATCGTTCAGCGGAACTGCCTTGAAAACCGCCATGCCAAGCGCCGCTGCAAAAAATGCAACGGCAACTGGCGCATATCCCAGCGCTGTGGAAATCATTGCCAGTGCGAGTATAATAATCGGAAACAAAGCTCTGCGTTGAGTGCCGAGCATGACTTCCTGCTGTGCCAGCGGCAGAAGTGCCAGATCCTGCAATACTCCGGGCAGGGTGCTACGGGCACCTTGCATGACGATCACGTCACCTTCTCTGAGCACAAGGTCACTCAATCGCTCCCGTAGCCGCTCCCCACGACGACTGACCGCAAGCAGGTTTATTCCCCGAGTGTAGGAGAGAGCCAGATTGCGGGCTGAGACACCTGCAAGAGGCGACTGGTGCGAAATGACCGCTTCTATGGAAATGAGATCCTGCTCCACCTTGCCGGGGCCATTAAGGGCCTTGCCGGACAGGCGCAACTTTGCGCTGGACACAACGCGTTCCAGGGCCGCCGAGCGACCCTCCAGGAGCACGGAGTCATCCTCACGCAGAATGATATCCGGAAAGGGGGACATGCGGGAATGGCCGCGCAAAACAGCCGTTGCAACCACCTCTCCATCGCCCAGCTTCAGGAGTTCGGCCAGCGGTTTGCCCATCAT
The window above is part of the Rhizobium rhizoryzae genome. Proteins encoded here:
- a CDS encoding metal ABC transporter permease, producing the protein MLQTLLEPFSYGYMLDAIWVSALVGGVCGFLSAYLMLKGWSLIGDALSHAIVPGVAGAYMLGLPFALGAFLSGGLAAGAMLFLNQRTRLKEDAIIGLIFTSFFGLGLFMVSLSPTSVNIQTIVLGNILAITPEDKLQLLLIGGISLLILSLKWKDLMVAFFDENHARTIGLRPDLLKVLFFTLLAASTVAALQTVGAFLVVAMVVTPGATAYLLTDRFEKLIAMAAGIGAVTSFVGAYASYFLNGATGGIIVVLQTLIFLTAFVFAPKHGVLAARRRRRLTLQETA
- a CDS encoding manganese/iron ABC transporter ATP-binding protein produces the protein MMMGKSKRFSSGLSVSHVTVAYKNGHVALRDASFNIPKGTITALVGVNGAGKSTLFKAIMGFIGLAEGHVDMLGMPARQALKQNLVAYVPQAEEVDWNFPVLVEDVVMMGRYGHMNFLRIPSRRDKEMVTQALRRVNMEAFRKRQIGELSGGQRKRVFLARALAQEGQVILLDEPFTGVDVTTEEQIISLLKSLRDEGRIMLVSTHNLGSVPDFCDRTVFVKGTVIAYGRTEETFNETNLEKAFGGVLRHFILGGADLHDDDDARHVRVITDDERPYVTYGKQGGKLVAKPQASPDHKAKQEAADAPDAS
- a CDS encoding metal ABC transporter substrate-binding protein codes for the protein MLGTSSHAAEKPKVVTTFTIIADMARNVAGDAADVESITKPGAEIHNYQPTPRDILRARDANLVLRNGLNLEQWFEKFLVNLGKVPSVTVSDGVTPMAIAGGAYQGKPNPHAWMSPENALIYVENIRKALVGIDPANTETYNRNAKTYSDKIRAAVQPMRDALSKLPETNRWLVTSEGAFSYLARDFGMKELYLWPVNADSQGTPQQVKAVIDAVRSNKIGVVFSESTVSPDPAKQVARETGARYGGVLYVDSLSEANGPVPTYLDLLKVTTSTIVKGLAP
- the lysS gene encoding lysine--tRNA ligase, coding for MTEQKTETALSSDATEVRRQKLALLRDKIGDVYPAHFHRTMTNAELAAKYESLEPDVETQDIVTVAGRVYSSRNSGMFMDIRDASGKVQIFSHKDTTPEAARDMLSMIDIGDIIGVTGVVRRTKRGELTINAHEITMLTKSLLPMPEKWNGIADVEIRYRKRHLDIMSNEESKLRFQQRSKIVSGFRHFLEGEGFLEVETPMLQTVYGGATADPFKTFHNTLKMDMYLRIAPELFLKRTLVSGLSDKVFEINRNFRNEGVSTRHNPEFTMMECYWAYADYEDMMALVERLFEHLATSVHGTTDVVFGDKTLSFKGPFKRVPMPDAVKEATGIDFLSIKTDEEARAAAKAAGFEVEKDWTWGECLAFIFEEKVEGTLIQPSHVTHFPKDISPFAKEVPGEPRLVERFETYCNAWEVGNAFSELNDPEEQRRRMEEQLEQAHARGEKDKQLDDEFLDAIDQGMPPAGGLGIGVDRLIMLLTNAPSIRDVILFPARRNKAD
- the gltX gene encoding glutamate--tRNA ligase, whose translation is MSTSGVRVRIAPSPTGEPHVGTAYIALFNYLFAKKHGGEFILRIEDTDATRSTREFEQKVLDALRWCGLEWKEGPDVGGPYGPYRQSDRKDMYQPFAQELLDKGHAFRCFCTPERLEKMREEQRANGKPPGYDGLCLRYSAEEVTAKMDAGEASVIRMKIPTEGACEFNDGVYGDVSIPWSSVDMQVLIKADGMPTYHMANVIDDHLMKITHVARGEEWLASVPKHILLYRYFGWDEPKFMHLSLMRNADKSKLSKRKNPTSISYYSALGYLPEALMNFLGLFFIQIAEGEELLSMEELADKFDPDNLSKAGAIFDIQKLDWLNGRWLREKLTPEEFIARTIEWASENSRLTEGLKLAQSRISKLGELPNLGGFLLSSDVGLTPASFGGLKTSPAETLEIINTVQADFEKMPEWTTESIDQELRAVADKLGKKLRVVTPPLFIAMSGSQRSLPLFDSMALLGRSVVRQRLKIAATVVASMVGAEK
- a CDS encoding SLC13 family permease, yielding MTTEQILSFSVIGGMMAVFIWDRFRYDVVACCALVVAVALGVVKPDHAFSGFSDDIVIIVGSALVVSAGVARSGIVDVAIKKFFPNLNSVRTQMALLMIVVAVLSAFIKNIGALAIMMPVAFQFARRAGVSPSRYLMPMAFSALLGGLMTQIGTSPNIVVSRLRGEMTGTPFTMFDFTPVGGILTLVGVTFLMFFYWLVPERQKQSNSIEEAVEISNYASEATITGQSTMMGKPLAELLKLGDGEVVATAVLRGHSRMSPFPDIILREDDSVLLEGRSAALERVVSSAKLRLSGKALNGPGKVEQDLISIEAVISHQSPLAGVSARNLALSYTRGINLLAVSRRGERLRERLSDLVLREGDVIVMQGARSTLPGVLQDLALLPLAQQEVMLGTQRRALFPIIILALAMISTALGYAPVAVAFFAAALGMAVFKAVPLNDLYKSVDGPILVMLGALIPVSDSLRTTGGSELIAGWLGQVAHSLPPYGAIALIMITAMAVTPFLNNAATVLVMGPIAVSFATTLGFRPEAFLMAVAIGAGSDFLTPVGHQCNTLVMGPGGYRFSDYPRLGLPLSILIVLVSVPALLWFWPVQ